In one Brassica oleracea var. oleracea cultivar TO1000 chromosome C9, BOL, whole genome shotgun sequence genomic region, the following are encoded:
- the LOC106312850 gene encoding protein trichome birefringence-like 21: MIRPCTIVLKQTMELLPLFAAIQRTPRVALTLSFVLFTLTIVPALYSLLANPTLPLLISSSETDGPFPSDHVHLSPLNSPSFRTLSPVNSPIPAPPYHTRHQKSSFNSSPVTTSTLRTQIRDDEQRCDLFKGEWIPNEESPYYNNATCWAIQEHQNCMKFGRPDTGFMRWRWKPDGCDLPIFDPNEFLEMVRGKSMGFVGDSISRNQVQSLLCLLSRVEYPEDISSSPDIAFKVWNYTSYNFILHVMWSPYLVKTTKPDPTDAKSNFFSLYLDQYDTKWTSQINQLDYLIISSGHWFYRPLIFYENEKLSGCQYCSLPNTTELPLHYGYTKALRTSLRAILENFTGLAILRSFSPQHFEGGPWNKGGDCARTRPYRRNETIPEVSDLKIHDIQLEEFRAAEEEMEKKMGLRLRLMNTTQAMLLRPDGHPGRYGHLQTEEVSSRNDCIHWCLPGPIDTWNDILLQMMKTEK; the protein is encoded by the exons ATGATAAGACCATGCACCATAGTCTTGAAGCAGACAATGGAGCTTCTTCCTTTATTTGCAGCGATACAAAGAACACCACGAGTTGCACTTACATTATCATTTGTTCTATTTACCCTCACAATAGTCCCTGCCTTATATTCTCTCCTAGCCAATCCAACCTTACCTCTACTGATCTCATCATCCGAGACTGATGGCCCCTTTCCATCGGATCATGTGCATCTCAGTCCTCTGAATTCTCCATCTTTTCGGACTCTTTCACCTGTGAATAGTCCCATTCCTGCTCCACCATATCATACAAGACATCAGAAGTCTTCAT TCAATTCATCCCCAGTCACAACGTCAACATTAAGGACGCAGATCAGAGATGATGAGCAGAGGTGTGATCTTTTCAAAGGGGAATGGATACCAAACGAAGAATCACCATACTATAACAACGCGACTTGCTGGGCGATACAGGAGCACCAGAACTGCATGAAGTTCGGGAGACCGGACACCGGGTTCATGAGATGGAGGTGGAAGCCGGACGGCTGCGACCTCCCCATCTTTGATCCTAATGAGTTTTTAGAAATGGTTAGAGGCAAATCCATGGGGTTTGTTGGTGATTCCATTAGCAGAAACCAAGTCCAGTCTCTCTTGTGCCTTCTCTCTAGG GTGGAATATCCTGAAGACATTTCTTCTTCACCAGATATAGCTTTCAAAGTATGGAACTACACATCCTATAACTTCATTCTACATGTCATGTGGTCACCGTATCTAGTGAAGACTACTAAACCTGACCCTACAGACGCCAAGTCCAACTTCTTTAGTCTATACCTCGACCAGTATGACACCAAGTGGACGAGTCAGATCAACCAGCTTGACTACCTGATTATATCATCAGGCCACTGGTTTTACCGGCCTCTTATTTTCTACGAAAACGAAAAACTCTCCGGATGCCAATACTGTTCGTTACCAAACACAACTGAGTTGCCTTTGCACTATGGATACACGAAGGCTTTAAGAACATCTCTAAGAGCTATACTCGAGAATTTCACTGGTTTGGCAATTTTGAGGAGTTTTTCTCCTCAGCATTTTGAAGGTGGGCCGTGGAACAAGGGAGGGGACTGTGCAAGGACACGACCATACAGAAGAAACGAGACGATACCCGAAGTTTCAGATCTCAAGATTCACGACATTCAACTGGAGGAATTTAGAGCTGCAGAAGAAGAGATGGAGAAGAAGATGGGTTTGAGACTGAGGCTGATGAACACGACGCAAGCAATGCTACTTCGACCAGATGGGCATCCTGGGAGATATGGCCATCTCCAGACTGAAGAGGTGAGTTCAAGAAATGATTGTATCCATTGGTGCCTGCCTGGACCGATTGATACTTGGAACGATATTTTGCTGCAAATGATGAAGACAGAAAAATAA
- the LOC106318639 gene encoding putative endo-1,3(4)-beta-glucanase 2, with protein sequence MLKKVRRKVKAFVTKPFKKPSRPSRPPSSPEQPPPPPPPTHPLSQPPSPPPQEMSSSRQRNAPFLFPRSESSVLPDPSRFFSHDLLSTPLPTNSFFQNFTLKNGDQAEYFHPYIIKPSPSSLSISYPSLSHNSAFIFEAFNADITVSGSDGPDPHSRKTHLISSFSDLGVTLDFPSPNLRFFLVRGSPFITCSVSGTSSITISTIHAVLSFSGNSSSTKYTAKLNNNQTWLIYASSPVHLNQTGGSSINCGAGFSGILRFAVLPDPNPDFESILDRFSCCYPVSGDADLTKPFTLEYNWEKRGYGDLLMLAHPLHLKLLSTHDCSIAVLESFRYRSIDGDLVGVVGDSWVLRPDPVSVTWHSIKGVDEDRREEIISALIKDVSDLDSSAPVTSSSYFYAKLIARAARLALIAEEVCYLDVIPAIRKYLKSMIEPWLDGTFEPNGFLYDPTWGGVITKQGSRDSGADFGFGIYNDHHYHLGYFLYAIAVMAKIDPLWGKRYRPQAYALMADFMTLGKKKMKKGASFNSNSVYPRLRCFDLFKLHSWAGGLTEFADGRNQESTSEAVNAYYSAALLGLAYGDTHLVAAASTVLTLEIHAAKMWWQVKEGDTIYPADFTAENRVVGVLWSTKRDSGLWFAPKEWKECRLGIQLLPILPVSEILFSDVKFVKQLVNWTMPALSREGVGEGWKGFVYALESIYDKDGAMEKVRGLNGHDDGNSLSNLLWWIHSRGGDGDDDDEGGYGGHGGGGKYCSFGHYCN encoded by the exons ATGTTAAAGAAAGTGAGGCGAAAGGTCAAAGCCTTCGTCACCAAACCCTTTAAAAAGCCTAGCAGACCTTCAAGACCTCCATCATCACCAGAGCAACCACCACCACCACCACCACCTACTCATCCTCTTTCTCAACCACCATCTCCGCCGCCTCAAGAGATGTCTTCCTCGAGACAAAGGAACGCTCCGTTTCTCTTCCCGAGATCCGAATCATCCGTCTTACCCGACCCGTCTCGTTTCTTCAGCCACGATCTCCTCTCAACTCCTCTCCCCACAAACTCCTTCTTCCAAAACTTCACTCTCAAAAACGGCGACCAAGCCGAATACTTTCACCCTTACATCATCAAACCATCTCCTTCATCTCTCTCCATCTCGTACCCATCTCTTTCACACAACTCCGCCTTCATCTTCGAGGCTTTCAACGCCGACATCACCGTCTCCGGGTCAGACGGACCCGACCCGCATTCAAGAAAGACTCATCTGATCTCTTCCTTCAGCGATCTCGGCGTCACTCTCGATTTCCCTTCCCCTAATCTCAGATTCTTCCTCGTCAGAGGAAGCCCCTTCATCACCTGCTCTGTCTCCGGCACCTCCTCGATCACAATCTCAACGATCCACGCGGTTTTGTCCTTTTCCGGTAACAGCTCGTCCACCAAGTACACCGCCAAGCTCAACAACAACCAGACCTGGCTGATCTACGCCTCTTCCCCGGTTCACTTAAATCAAACCGGAGGCTCTTCGATTAACTGCGGTGCTGGATTTTCCGGTATTCTCCGGTTCGCCGTGCTACCTGATCCAAACCCGGATTTTGAATCAATCCTCGACCGGTTTAGCTGCTGTTACCCAGTCTCCGGCGACGCTGATCTCACAAAGCCGTTCACTTTGGAGTATAACTGGGAGAAGAGAGGCTACGGAGACCTCCTGATGCTCGCTCACCCTCTCCACCTCAAGCTTTTATCGACCCACGATTGCTCGATCGCCGTCCTAGAGAGCTTCCGTTACAGAAGCATCGACGGAGATCTTGTAGGCGTCGTCGGAGATTCGTGGGTTCTGAGACCCGACCCCGTTTCGGTGACGTGGCACTCCATCAAAGGAGTCGACGAAGATCGTCGCGAAGAGATCATCTCCGCTCTTATCAAAGACGTTAGCGACTTGGACTCCTCCGCTCCGGTCACGAGCTCTTCCTACTTCTACGCGAAGCTGATCGCGCGAGCCGCGAGGCTGGCTCTGATCGCCGAAGAAGTCTGCTATTTGGATGTGATCCCGGCCATCAGGAAGTATCTGAAGAGCATGATCGAGCCGTGGCTAGACGGGACTTTCGAGCCGAACGGGTTCCTCTACGATCCCACGTGGGGAGGCGTGATCACGAAGCAAGGGTCGAGAGACTCGGGAGCCGATTTCGGGTTCGGGATTTACAACGACCACCATTACCATCTCGGCTACTTCCTCTACGCGATTGCTGTGATGGCCAAGATCGATCCTTTGTGGGGGAAGAGGTACAGGCCTCAGGCGTATGCTCTGATGGCGGACTTCATGACGTTGGGGAAGAAGAAGATGAAGAAAGGGGCGAGCTTTAATTCTAATTCGGTTTACCCGCGGTTGAGATGTTTTGATCTCTTCAAGCTTCATTCTTGGGCTGGGGGGTTGACGGAGTTCGCCGACGGGAGGAATCAGGAGAGCACGAGCGAGGCTGTTAACGCTTATTACTCCGCTGCTTTGTTGGGGCTGGCTTACGGCGATACGCATCTGGTGGCGGCGGCTTCGACGGTTTTGACGTTGGAGATTCACGCCGCGAAGATGTGGTGGCAG GTGAAAGAAGGCGACACTATTTACCCGGCAGACTTCACGGCGGAGAATCGTGTGGTTGGGGTATTATGGTCAACGAAGAGAGACAGTGGCTTATGGTTCGCGCCAAAGGAATGGAAAGAGTGTCGGCTTGGGATACAGTTATTACCGATACTCCCAGTGTCGGAGATTCTGTTCTCGGATGTGAAGTTCGTGAAGCAGCTCGTGAATTGGACCATGCCGGCGTTGTCGAGAGAAGGCGTCGGAGAAGGGTGGAAAGGGTTTGTGTATGCTTTGGAAAGTATTTATGACAAAGATGGAGCGATGGAGAAGGTTAGAGGATTAAATGGGCATGATGATGGGAACTCTCTGAGTAATCTGTTGTGGTGGATTCATAGTAGAGGTGGTGATGGTGATGACGACGACGAAGGTGGGTACGGTGGTCATGGTGGTGGCGGGAAGTATTGTTCGTTTGGTCATTATTGTAATTAG
- the LOC106312849 gene encoding protein trichome birefringence-like 21: MELPLFAMLQRTARVALTLSLVLFSLTIAPALYSLLANPTIPLLISSSETDGPLPSDHMHPSVRILPPVNNPIPAPLNHTRHRKSSYHSPPVTTSTLRTQIRDDEQRCDLFKGEWIPNEESPYYNNATCWAIQEHQNCMKFGRPDTGFMRWRWKPDGCDLPIFDPNEFLEMVRGKSMGFVGDSISRNQVQSLLCLLSRVEYPEDISSSPDTAFKVWNYKSYNFILHVMWSPYLVKTTKADPTDPECNLFSLYLDEYDTKWTSQINQLDYLVISSGHWFYRPVIFYENETIAGCQYCSLPNTTQLPLYYGYKKALRTSLRAILENFKGLAILRSFSPQHFEGGPWDKGGDCVRTRPYRRNETIPEGADLKIHDIQLEEFRAAEEEMKKKGLRLRLMDTTQAMLLRPDGHPGRYGHIQTAEVSLRNDCIHWCLPGPIDTWNDILLHMMKTEK, from the exons ATGGAGCTTCCTTTGTTTGCAATGCTTCAAAGAACAGCACGAGTTGCACTTACATTATCACTTGTTCTATTTTCCCTCACAATAGCCCCTGCTTTATATTCTCTCCTAGCCAATCCAACCATACCTCTACTGATCTCATCATCCGAGACTGATGGCCCCCTTCCATCGGATCATATGCATCCATCTGTTCGGATTCTACCACCCGTGAATAATCCCATCCCCGCTCCACTCAATCATACAAGACATCGGAAGTCTTCATATCACTCACCCCCAGTCACAACGTCAACATTAAGGACGCAGATCAGAGATGATGAGCAGAGGTGTGATCTTTTCAAAGGGGAATGGATACCAAACGAAGAATCACCATACTATAACAACGCGACTTGCTGGGCGATACAGGAGCACCAGAACTGCATGAAGTTCGGGAGACCGGACACCGGGTTCATGAGATGGAGGTGGAAGCCGGACGGCTGCGACCTCCCCATCTTTGATCCTAATGAGTTTTTAGAAATGGTTAGAGGCAAATCCATGGGGTTTGTTGGTGATTCCATTAGCAGAAACCAAGTCCAGTCTCTCTTGTGCCTTCTCTCTAGG GTGGAATATCCTGAAGACATTTCTTCTTCACCAGACACAGCTTTCAAAGTATGGAACTACAAATCCTATAACTTCATTCTACATGTCATGTGGTCACCGTATCTAGTGAAGACTACTAAAGCTGACCCAACAGACCCGGAGTGCAACCTCTTTAGCCTATACCTAGACGAGTATGACACCAAGTGGACGAGTCAGATCAACCAGCTTGACTACCTGGTTATATCATCAGGCCACTGGTTTTACCGGCCTGTTATTTTCTACGAAAATGAAACAATCGCCGGATGCCAATACTGTTCGTTACCAAACACAACTCAGCTGCCTTTATACTATGGATACAAGAAGGCTTTAAGAACATCTCTAAGAGCTATACTCGAGAATTTCAAAGGTTTGGCAATTTTGAGGAGTTTTTCTCCTCAGCATTTTGAAGGTGGACCGTGGGACAAAGGTGGGGACTGTGTAAGGACACGACCTTACAGAAGAAACGAGACGATACCAGAAGGTGCAGATCTCAAGATTCACGACATTCAACTGGAGGAATTTAGAGCTGCAGAAGAAGAGATGAAGAAGAAGGGCTTGAGACTGAGGCTGATGGACACGACACAAGCAATGCTACTTCGACCAGATGGGCATCCTGGGAGATATGGCCATATCCAGACTGCAGAGGTGAGTTTAAGAAATGATTGTATTCATTGGTGCCTGCCCGGACCGATTGATACTTGGAATGATATCTTGCTGCACATGATGAAGACAGAGAAGTAG
- the LOC106319380 gene encoding protein trichome birefringence-like 19 translates to MELLHSAAIPSKQKLLIVVTISISLFTIIPLLYPFVEDPNFFFKQQHPSQTSIVKLQDSVAATHKSWDIFSGEWVPNPEAPYYTNTTCWAIHEHQNCMRFGRPDTDFIKWKWKPHGCEDDLPVFDPLRFLETVRGKTMAFVGDSVSRNHMQSLICLLSQVEYPVDASVNTSDYFKRWTYETYNFTIAPFWSTHLVKSTEPEPGKTEHSVFDLYLDEADERWTAEIGDFDYVIISSGHWHYRPSVYYENNTIIGCHYCQLPNISDFSMFYGYRKAFRTAFKAILDSETFEGVMYLRTFAPSHFEGGLWNEGGNCLRKGPYQRNETQDDVTMKLHKIQVEEFERAEVEAKRKGKRFRLLDTTQAMWLRPDGHPSRYGHLPEANVSLYNDCVHWCLPGPIDNLNDFLLAMIKREEEKGLLAQVRKMMS, encoded by the exons ATGGAGCTTCTACACTCTGCAGCCATTCCAAGCAAACAAAAGCTACTCATTGTAGTGACCATTTCCATCTCTCTCTTCACCATCATCCCTCTTCTCTACCCTTTTGTTGAAGACCCTAACTTCTTCTTCAAGCAACAACATCCAAGTCAAACAAGCATCGTCAAGCTACAAGACAGTGTTGCAGCCACACACAAAAGCTGGGACATATTCTCGGGAGAGTGGGTTCCTAACCCTGAGGCACCTTACTACACGAACACCACGTGCTGGGCGATACACGAACACCAAAACTGCATGAGGTTCGGAAGACCTGACACAGATTTCATCAAGTGGAAATGGAAACCCCACGGGTGTGAAGATGACTTGCCGGTTTTTGACCCGCTTCGGTTTCTTGAGACCGTGAGAGGTAAAACCATGGCGTTTGTTGGTGACTCTGTTAGCAGAAACCACATGCAGTCTTTGATCTGCCTTCTCTCTCAG GTTGAATATCCAGTCGATGCTTCAGTTAACACTAGCGATTATTTCAAACGATGGACATACGAGACATACAATTTCACCATCGCCCCATTTTGGTCAACACACTTGGTAAAGTCCACAGAACCCGAGCCGGGCAAGACAGAGCATAGTGTTTTTGATCTATACCTTGATGAAGCAGACGAGCGTTGGACAGCAGAGATAGGAGACTTCGACTACGTGATCATCTCCTCAGGTCACTGGCATTACCGGCCATCGGTCTACTACGAGAACAATACCATCATTGGTTGCCATTATTGCCAGTTACCAAACATAAGCGACTTCTCGATGTTTTACGGGTACAGAAAAGCGTTTAGAACAGCGTTTAAAGCGATCTTGGACTCTGAGACATTCGAGGGCGTTATGTATTTACGTACGTTTGCACCATCGCATTTCGAGGGTGGGTTATGGAACGAAGGAGGGAACTGTCTGAGGAAAGGACCTTATCAGAGGAACGAGACTCAAGACGATGTGACGATGAAGCTACACAAGATTCAGGTGGAAGAGTTTGAGAGAGCTGAAGTAGAAGCCAAGAGGAAAGGAAAGAGGTTTAGACTACTAGATACGACTCAAGCGATGTGGCTTAGGCCCGATGGTCACCCGAGCCGCTACGGTCATCTTCCTGAGGCTAATGTGTCGTTGTACAACGACTGTGTCCACTGGTGCCTGCCTGGTCCGATAGATAACCTAAATGACTTCTTACTCGCTATGATTAAGAGAGAAGAAGAGAAAGGACTATTGGCTCAAGTTCGGAAAATGATGTCCTAA